Proteins encoded together in one Altererythrobacter epoxidivorans window:
- the leuB gene encoding 3-isopropylmalate dehydrogenase translates to MKIAVLPGDGIGQEVTREALRLLELLELPGLEVEHGEVGATAYRNQGHPLPEATLELARSSDAILFGAVGDPSCDNLERHLRPEQAILGLRAALGLFANLRPATAFPGLEHMSGLKPEIAREIDVLIVRELNGDVYFGDKGTRVREDGQREGWDMMSYAESEVRRIAHTAFRAAQTRKNRLTSVDKANVLETSQLWRDVMIEVSAEYPDVELDHMYVDNAAMQLVKAPANFDTIVTGNLFGDILSDQASMCVGSIGLLPSAALGERQTDYGTFGLYEPIHGSAPDIAGKNLANPMATMLSLAMLLRHSLGREADAERIERAVAEVLADGVRGGDLGGSATTTEIGDAVVTKMVSIS, encoded by the coding sequence GTGAAAATTGCAGTTCTGCCAGGAGACGGCATCGGCCAGGAAGTAACCCGCGAGGCTCTGCGCCTGCTCGAGTTGCTGGAATTGCCGGGTCTCGAGGTCGAACATGGCGAAGTCGGTGCGACGGCTTATCGCAACCAGGGCCATCCCCTGCCGGAGGCCACACTCGAACTGGCGCGCAGCAGCGATGCCATACTGTTCGGTGCGGTCGGCGACCCGTCCTGCGACAATCTCGAACGGCACCTGCGTCCGGAACAGGCGATACTCGGCCTGCGTGCCGCTCTCGGCCTGTTTGCAAACCTGCGCCCGGCGACGGCTTTCCCCGGCCTCGAACACATGAGCGGGCTCAAGCCCGAGATCGCTCGCGAGATCGACGTACTGATCGTTCGAGAGCTCAATGGCGACGTTTACTTCGGCGACAAGGGCACCCGGGTGCGAGAAGACGGACAGCGCGAAGGCTGGGACATGATGTCCTATGCCGAAAGCGAGGTGCGCCGCATCGCTCACACCGCTTTCCGTGCAGCGCAAACGCGCAAGAACCGCCTGACCAGTGTCGACAAGGCCAACGTGCTCGAAACCAGCCAGCTCTGGCGAGACGTGATGATAGAGGTGTCGGCCGAATATCCCGATGTCGAGCTCGACCATATGTATGTCGACAATGCGGCCATGCAGCTGGTCAAGGCGCCGGCCAATTTCGATACCATCGTCACCGGCAACCTGTTCGGCGACATCCTGTCCGACCAGGCCAGCATGTGCGTCGGATCGATCGGCCTGCTGCCCAGTGCGGCGCTTGGCGAGCGTCAGACCGATTACGGCACTTTCGGACTTTACGAACCGATCCATGGCAGCGCGCCGGACATTGCAGGGAAGAACCTTGCGAACCCGATGGCGACCATGCTCTCGCTCGCCATGCTCCTGCGTCATTCATTGGGGCGCGAGGCTGATGCAGAGCGGATCGAGCGCGCCGTCGCCGAAGTACTGGCAGACGGCGTTCGCGGCGGCGACCTCGGCGGGTCCGCTACCACGACTGAAATCGGCGATGCCGTGGTTACCAAAATGGTAAGCATATCTTGA
- a CDS encoding phospholipid carrier-dependent glycosyltransferase has product MSQAPAQPRDPLGASLALSFAFVFLAAIRLTTPSTPYFDEVHYLPAARELLVSGLYINREHPLLGKEIIALGIAIFGDEPLGWRIFPLIAGGITLFASMRAMWFASLSRFSTLSFGVLMATGFMLFVQSRIAMLDIFMAAFIAIAAWQFAGAIREPETGRRRLIATGIALGCAMASKWNAIPLAVMPGIAFFIARLSAGRRRLLTSKRGIPVPGISLLEAFAWLGVVPLAVYAATFIPAESFRDTPFATHGLVAFHREMLALQTQVLQPHPYQSTWPEWVLDLRAIWYLYEPVDGAQRGILLLGNPLTMLLGLPALGWCAWTGWLRRDWARLGVVIGYLASLGLWLVADKSVQFYYHYFLPSFFLLGALALALDALAEAGRRKLSLGVLAASIAIFVYFYPILSAAPLENAQSFLNWAWLEGWR; this is encoded by the coding sequence ATGAGTCAGGCCCCTGCCCAGCCCCGCGATCCGCTTGGTGCCAGCCTCGCGCTGTCTTTCGCTTTCGTTTTCCTGGCGGCAATTCGCCTGACGACGCCGTCCACACCCTATTTTGATGAAGTTCATTACCTGCCAGCAGCGCGCGAGCTGCTGGTCAGCGGATTGTACATCAACCGCGAGCACCCGTTGCTCGGCAAGGAAATCATCGCACTCGGCATTGCGATCTTCGGCGACGAACCACTTGGTTGGCGCATCTTCCCGCTGATCGCCGGTGGCATCACCTTGTTTGCCAGCATGCGCGCGATGTGGTTCGCCAGCCTTTCCCGCTTTTCGACGCTGTCCTTCGGCGTGCTGATGGCCACCGGCTTCATGCTGTTCGTGCAAAGCCGCATCGCCATGCTCGATATCTTCATGGCGGCATTCATTGCGATCGCAGCCTGGCAATTCGCCGGAGCAATCCGCGAGCCCGAAACAGGGCGGCGGAGACTGATCGCGACCGGCATCGCGCTGGGCTGTGCGATGGCGTCGAAATGGAACGCCATCCCCCTCGCCGTAATGCCCGGCATCGCTTTTTTCATCGCAAGGCTTTCCGCCGGGCGTCGTCGGCTCCTGACGAGCAAGCGCGGCATCCCTGTCCCGGGCATATCACTACTGGAAGCTTTCGCGTGGCTCGGAGTCGTCCCGCTGGCAGTCTATGCCGCGACGTTCATCCCTGCGGAATCCTTCCGCGATACCCCCTTCGCCACCCACGGGCTGGTGGCATTTCACCGCGAGATGCTCGCGCTCCAGACGCAAGTCCTCCAACCCCACCCGTACCAGTCGACATGGCCGGAGTGGGTGCTCGACTTGCGGGCAATCTGGTATCTGTACGAGCCGGTCGATGGGGCGCAGCGCGGCATCTTGCTGCTGGGCAATCCGTTGACAATGCTGCTTGGGCTGCCGGCGCTGGGCTGGTGCGCCTGGACAGGCTGGCTACGCCGCGACTGGGCGCGGCTCGGCGTGGTTATCGGTTATCTCGCCAGCCTCGGCCTATGGCTCGTGGCGGACAAGTCGGTGCAGTTCTACTACCACTATTTCCTGCCGAGCTTCTTCCTGCTCGGCGCGCTGGCTCTGGCCCTGGATGCCTTGGCGGAAGCCGGAAGGCGCAAGCTTTCGCTGGGGGTTCTGGCCGCCAGCATCGCAATATTTGTCTATTTCTATCCGATCCTGTCGGCAGCGCCGCTAGAGAACGCGCAAAGCTTCCTCAACTGGGCATGGCTCGAAGGTTGGCGATAA
- a CDS encoding glycosyltransferase, producing the protein MDMTHPEAAKSGASTAQVLELAIILPTLNERGNLAPLVERIEAALGQGGWEVLIVDDNSADGTADEARRIALIDPRVRVIQRIGRRGLASAAIEGFCATAAPYCAVMDADHQHDPALLPLMLDALKSGEGEVAVASRFAEGASMEEWGRPDREKLSGAANALARKLTGVELSDPMSGYFMLSSDTARKLVPGLSGIGFKILLDLLATSDKPMKVKEFPLNFSARREGESKLDRAIAFDFLAGLYDKTFGKVIPTRFALFGTVGAMGVVVHMAVLSLILFWVGEAFTVAQAIAVLSAMSFNFWLNNWLTYRDQRLKGTSAVLKGWAGFCLTCAVGGFANVAVATLLESRGLYWFIAALAGIIVGSVWNYALSSRFVWGRY; encoded by the coding sequence ATGGACATGACCCATCCCGAAGCTGCAAAATCGGGCGCTAGCACCGCGCAAGTGCTCGAATTGGCTATCATTCTTCCCACGCTCAACGAGCGCGGCAATCTTGCTCCGCTGGTAGAGCGGATCGAAGCCGCACTTGGCCAGGGCGGCTGGGAAGTGCTGATCGTTGACGACAATTCCGCTGATGGAACTGCTGACGAGGCACGCCGGATCGCTCTTATCGACCCGCGTGTCCGCGTGATCCAGCGCATCGGCCGCCGTGGCCTTGCCAGCGCTGCTATCGAAGGGTTCTGTGCAACCGCCGCGCCCTATTGCGCTGTGATGGACGCGGACCACCAACACGATCCGGCGCTGCTGCCGCTGATGCTCGATGCGCTCAAATCGGGCGAAGGCGAGGTCGCGGTGGCGTCGCGTTTCGCTGAAGGTGCGAGCATGGAGGAATGGGGCCGACCCGATCGCGAAAAGCTGTCGGGCGCTGCCAATGCGCTAGCCCGCAAGCTGACCGGCGTCGAACTTTCCGACCCCATGAGCGGCTACTTCATGTTGTCGTCCGACACCGCACGAAAGCTGGTACCGGGATTGTCGGGCATTGGCTTCAAGATCCTTCTCGACCTGTTGGCCACATCGGACAAGCCGATGAAGGTAAAGGAATTTCCGTTGAACTTTTCCGCACGCCGCGAAGGCGAGAGCAAGCTCGATCGGGCCATCGCATTCGATTTCCTCGCCGGTCTTTATGACAAAACCTTCGGCAAGGTGATCCCGACACGTTTTGCGCTGTTCGGCACGGTCGGTGCAATGGGCGTCGTGGTTCACATGGCTGTGCTGTCGCTGATCCTGTTCTGGGTGGGCGAAGCCTTCACCGTTGCGCAGGCGATTGCGGTCCTCAGCGCGATGAGCTTCAACTTCTGGCTCAACAACTGGCTCACCTATCGCGACCAGCGCCTGAAAGGCACGAGCGCCGTGCTGAAGGGATGGGCAGGCTTCTGCCTTACCTGCGCCGTCGGCGGCTTTGCCAATGTGGCTGTGGCAACCCTGCTGGAATCCCGCGGCCTGTATTGGTTCATCGCCGCACTTGCCGGGATCATTGTCGGGTCGGTCTGGAACTACGCCTTGTCGAGCCGGTTTGTCTGGGGCCGCTATTGA
- the recO gene encoding DNA repair protein RecO, whose translation MNLRAPAILVAARPHGETASIARMLTEEHGLVAGYVAGGRGRQLRPVMIPGNLVEVELRSKSESQLPFAKLELVESRGPWLTEPLPASAISWLCAVTATALPERNPYPALYQALSAVLGAVCEAPSARGWLPALVSFEVLLLRELGYGGERPEHDDDLQAMLAKFDRLEGPLARYLLADKRGDVIAARHLLRERLARMLS comes from the coding sequence ATGAACCTGCGCGCACCTGCCATCCTCGTTGCTGCACGTCCCCATGGGGAGACGGCCTCTATCGCGCGCATGCTGACCGAAGAGCATGGCCTCGTCGCCGGTTATGTCGCGGGTGGACGCGGGCGGCAGCTTCGCCCGGTGATGATCCCGGGCAATCTGGTCGAAGTCGAACTGCGCTCGAAATCCGAAAGCCAGTTGCCCTTTGCCAAGCTGGAGCTGGTGGAAAGCCGTGGCCCCTGGCTGACAGAGCCGCTGCCTGCTTCCGCGATATCGTGGCTTTGTGCAGTCACCGCGACCGCATTGCCCGAACGGAACCCCTATCCCGCGCTCTATCAGGCGTTGTCGGCCGTTCTCGGCGCGGTTTGCGAAGCACCTTCGGCAAGGGGGTGGTTGCCTGCACTGGTCAGCTTCGAAGTCCTGCTTCTGCGTGAACTCGGCTACGGCGGGGAACGCCCCGAGCACGATGATGACCTGCAAGCGATGTTAGCAAAGTTTGACCGGCTTGAAGGACCTCTTGCCCGCTACCTCCTTGCCGACAAGCGAGGCGATGTTATTGCGGCGAGGCACCTGCTGCGGGAAAGATTGGCCCGCATGCTTAGCTAG
- a CDS encoding trans-sulfuration enzyme family protein, producing MKKTTGMDRAITKRWRPATQAVRGGTWRSEHGETSEALFLSSGYTYDDAQTVADRFAGEADGMTYSRLQNPTVAMLEERIALMEGAEACRAQASGMAAMTAALLCQLSAGDHVVGARAAFGSCRWLLDHLLPRFGIETSVIDSTDNAAWEAAIRPNTKVFFFETPANPTLDVVDLECVCGLARSKGITTVVDNAFATSALQRPLDFGADVVAYSATKLMDGQGRVLAGAVCGSQQFIDELLLPFQRNTGPNISPFNAWVVLKGLETLSLRALRQSENAVALGKAIEDRVPRMLHPGLASHPRHQMAVTQMVATGPIFAFDVGTREKAFALLDALELIDISNNIGDARSLMCHPASTTHAGMTADAREEMGVTEGLLRINVGLEDIEDLVDDMGQALEKAGF from the coding sequence ATGAAGAAGACAACCGGCATGGACCGCGCCATCACCAAGCGCTGGAGGCCTGCGACACAGGCAGTTCGCGGAGGGACCTGGCGCAGCGAACACGGCGAGACGAGCGAGGCGCTGTTCCTCAGTTCGGGCTACACTTACGACGATGCGCAGACCGTTGCGGATCGCTTTGCGGGCGAGGCGGACGGCATGACCTATTCGCGCCTGCAGAACCCGACAGTCGCCATGCTGGAAGAACGTATTGCGCTGATGGAAGGTGCAGAGGCATGCCGCGCGCAAGCAAGCGGTATGGCCGCGATGACGGCAGCGCTGCTGTGCCAGCTTTCTGCCGGTGATCATGTCGTCGGTGCGCGCGCTGCATTCGGTTCCTGCCGCTGGCTACTCGATCATCTTTTGCCGCGCTTCGGTATTGAAACAAGCGTGATAGACAGTACCGACAATGCCGCGTGGGAAGCGGCGATCAGGCCCAATACCAAGGTATTCTTCTTCGAAACTCCGGCCAACCCGACCCTCGACGTCGTCGATCTCGAATGCGTCTGCGGGCTGGCGCGCTCGAAAGGCATTACGACCGTTGTCGACAACGCCTTTGCGACCAGTGCCCTGCAGCGTCCGCTCGATTTCGGTGCGGACGTCGTCGCCTATTCCGCGACCAAGCTGATGGACGGTCAGGGAAGGGTCCTGGCAGGCGCCGTATGCGGTAGCCAGCAATTCATCGACGAGCTGCTTTTGCCGTTCCAGCGCAACACGGGGCCGAATATCTCGCCGTTCAACGCCTGGGTCGTCCTGAAGGGCCTGGAGACGCTTTCTCTGCGTGCATTGCGTCAGAGTGAAAACGCCGTCGCGCTCGGCAAGGCTATCGAAGACCGCGTGCCGCGCATGCTGCATCCCGGCCTCGCGAGCCACCCGCGTCACCAGATGGCGGTGACCCAGATGGTCGCGACCGGGCCGATCTTCGCATTCGATGTGGGCACCCGGGAGAAGGCCTTTGCCTTGCTCGACGCTCTCGAACTGATCGATATCTCGAACAATATCGGTGATGCCCGCAGCCTGATGTGTCATCCGGCGAGCACGACGCATGCCGGCATGACGGCCGATGCGCGCGAAGAAATGGGCGTCACCGAAGGACTGCTGCGTATCAACGTCGGCCTCGAGGATATCGAAGACCTTGTCGATGATATGGGCCAGGCCTTGGAAAAGGCCGGGTTCTAG
- a CDS encoding type II secretion system F family protein, with amino-acid sequence MLEFAASNWVVRALILAGVFGLVALLVFILSNATSRKMRVNKELAAISGEGGRSSNESLRRQRNEGMWTKLVRRIEGAGLNLGDTDESEIAKLLRSAGYLSPSAPRIYTLVRLLLVFIVPGIYILLALMQAEPPTIMRLYFTSAILALLGLYIPNLFVRAKADRRRTEIINGFPDCLDLMLVCVEAGLGLESTLDRVGREMATSHPRIAGMILETTLLMRAGASREDALRKFGETSGVDEIRSFSTLLIQSDKLGTSLATTLRVYATEMREARRLRAEEKAHRLPVLLSIPLVVFMLPAMIGVLTLPAIVLTIREVLPTMAGEN; translated from the coding sequence ATGCTTGAGTTTGCAGCCAGCAACTGGGTCGTACGCGCGCTCATCCTTGCCGGGGTTTTCGGACTTGTCGCATTACTCGTCTTCATTCTGAGCAATGCCACATCGCGCAAGATGCGGGTCAACAAGGAACTCGCGGCGATTTCGGGCGAAGGCGGCCGGAGTTCAAACGAGTCCCTTCGCCGTCAACGAAACGAGGGCATGTGGACAAAACTGGTCCGTAGGATCGAAGGCGCAGGCCTAAACCTTGGAGATACAGACGAGAGCGAAATTGCAAAACTGTTGCGCTCGGCAGGTTATCTCTCTCCGTCTGCTCCTCGCATCTACACGCTGGTTCGCCTGCTGCTGGTTTTCATCGTACCCGGCATCTACATCTTGCTCGCCTTGATGCAGGCAGAGCCGCCAACGATCATGCGGCTTTATTTCACTTCTGCAATACTTGCTCTGCTTGGCCTCTACATCCCGAACCTGTTCGTCCGGGCGAAGGCCGATCGCCGTCGAACCGAAATCATCAACGGGTTTCCGGACTGTCTGGACCTGATGCTGGTCTGCGTAGAAGCCGGTCTAGGTCTTGAATCCACCCTTGATCGTGTCGGTAGGGAAATGGCCACGAGTCATCCTCGAATTGCCGGCATGATTTTGGAAACGACATTACTCATGCGCGCAGGCGCAAGCCGCGAAGACGCACTCCGTAAATTTGGCGAAACGAGTGGGGTCGATGAGATTCGATCATTCTCGACGCTCCTCATCCAGTCTGACAAGTTGGGGACCAGCTTGGCGACTACTCTGCGAGTCTATGCTACTGAGATGCGCGAAGCGCGCCGTCTTCGGGCCGAAGAGAAGGCGCACCGCCTTCCCGTCCTGCTCTCCATTCCACTAGTCGTTTTCATGCTGCCGGCAATGATCGGTGTGCTCACGCTACCTGCTATCGTCCTGACAATTCGGGAAGTTCTGCCAACCATGGCTGGAGAAAACTGA
- a CDS encoding TadE/TadG family type IV pilus assembly protein encodes MTMHLRTLAILKDSRGFGAMELGLSLPFLMLLCLGMMDASTLIGTKIDYEQAAQRTTDFAFANRPNGTNTAKYVTEAKNAADVSAQDVDVDIFLECDGVRQDNFGDTCAAGEITARFVSVEISKQVETHFDWAGLAHMIGFTAFPSRITVTGDSLVRFQ; translated from the coding sequence ATGACAATGCACCTGCGTACACTGGCGATACTGAAGGACAGTCGTGGCTTCGGCGCGATGGAACTCGGCCTGTCGCTGCCATTCCTGATGCTGCTGTGCCTCGGAATGATGGATGCCTCGACCCTCATCGGGACGAAGATCGATTACGAGCAGGCAGCCCAGCGCACGACCGACTTTGCCTTTGCCAACAGGCCGAACGGCACCAATACGGCGAAATATGTGACCGAGGCCAAGAACGCAGCCGATGTCAGCGCGCAGGATGTCGACGTCGATATCTTCCTCGAGTGCGACGGCGTTCGCCAAGACAATTTTGGCGACACATGCGCTGCCGGCGAGATCACCGCCCGCTTCGTCAGCGTCGAGATTTCCAAGCAGGTCGAAACCCACTTCGATTGGGCCGGCCTTGCCCACATGATCGGCTTCACCGCCTTCCCCAGCCGGATCACCGTGACCGGCGACAGCCTGGTGCGTTTCCAATGA
- a CDS encoding Tad domain-containing protein, with protein MRKLVSSFIRKLREDVRGNVLIISAIGAASMVGAAGVGVDTVQWYLSKRQLQQAADSGALAGALNHYKGFAITDAATHEVDRNYVDPFTIVRIVNPPQEGDYNGDTSAIEVVVTASRALPFSGIFLTQPPTIRVRSVAKTVAVGKPCVLATATDGIGVDVFGNALVDLDCPVASNSPEGVSVDVGGTSYLDTNLIMSVGGIDYGNGNINPNAGIVPYGLEVEDPLASRGLTPPSTPSGCTQNNFGVRPSQNLTIGPGRYCNGFDVKGTLRMNPGIYIIDRGTFKINAGAKIVGEGVTIVLTGSTSSNVATIQINGSAELDLRAPTEAEATAAGDADWAGILFYQDEMGDGTQHTFNGGADIDLNGVIYMPTADITYNGGATQDAQCLLLIGERVRFGGSNKIENNCSDEIEAIDTSAKVVRVVE; from the coding sequence ATGCGCAAGCTCGTGTCCAGTTTCATCAGGAAGTTGCGCGAAGACGTACGCGGCAACGTCCTGATCATCTCGGCAATCGGCGCAGCATCGATGGTCGGCGCGGCAGGCGTCGGCGTGGATACCGTGCAGTGGTACCTTTCCAAGCGCCAGCTCCAGCAGGCGGCCGACTCCGGTGCACTTGCCGGCGCTCTCAACCATTACAAGGGTTTCGCAATCACCGATGCTGCGACCCATGAGGTCGATCGCAACTACGTCGATCCCTTCACCATCGTGCGCATCGTAAACCCGCCGCAGGAGGGCGATTACAACGGTGACACCAGCGCCATCGAGGTGGTCGTCACCGCGAGCCGCGCCCTGCCCTTCTCCGGTATTTTCCTGACCCAGCCGCCCACGATCCGCGTCCGCTCCGTTGCAAAGACCGTCGCAGTCGGCAAACCTTGCGTCCTCGCAACCGCGACCGACGGTATCGGGGTCGATGTCTTCGGTAATGCCCTGGTCGATCTCGATTGCCCGGTCGCATCCAACTCGCCCGAGGGCGTTTCGGTGGATGTTGGCGGTACAAGCTACCTCGACACCAACCTGATCATGAGCGTCGGCGGGATCGATTACGGCAACGGCAATATTAATCCGAACGCGGGCATCGTCCCCTATGGCCTCGAGGTCGAGGATCCGCTTGCCAGCCGCGGGTTGACCCCTCCGTCGACGCCCAGCGGTTGCACGCAGAATAATTTCGGCGTGAGGCCAAGTCAGAACCTGACCATCGGACCCGGCCGCTACTGCAACGGCTTCGATGTAAAGGGAACGCTGCGGATGAACCCGGGCATCTACATAATCGACCGCGGCACGTTCAAGATCAACGCAGGCGCCAAGATCGTCGGAGAAGGCGTGACCATCGTGCTCACCGGCAGCACCTCCAGCAATGTGGCGACAATCCAGATCAACGGTAGCGCCGAGCTCGATCTGCGCGCACCGACAGAGGCTGAAGCGACCGCTGCTGGCGACGCCGATTGGGCAGGTATCCTGTTCTATCAGGACGAGATGGGGGACGGGACGCAGCACACCTTCAACGGCGGCGCGGATATCGACCTCAATGGCGTGATCTACATGCCGACAGCTGACATCACCTACAACGGCGGTGCCACGCAGGATGCCCAGTGCCTCCTGCTGATCGGCGAGCGGGTCAGGTTCGGAGGCAGCAACAAGATAGAGAACAATTGTAGCGACGAGATCGAGGCTATCGATACCTCTGCCAAGGTCGTGAGGGTCGTCGAATGA
- a CDS encoding 2-hydroxychromene-2-carboxylate isomerase, with translation MTARAQLLFDFVSPNAYLIWWPMRDIIRRTGAELDVLPVFLGGMHKLTGNAPPMIRDREVKGKNEYAMLELERFVRKHELSDFKMNPNFPFNSILLQRMLFAADQDGRGVQFVETLLPKIWEQGLDVTDPEAVGAAVAAGGFDVEDLFRRAQTDEVKEGLFANTENAVERGAFGIPTVFIGDEMFFGKERLEQIEAELDRVG, from the coding sequence ATGACCGCGCGCGCCCAGCTACTTTTCGATTTCGTCAGTCCCAATGCCTACCTGATCTGGTGGCCGATGCGCGACATCATTCGCCGTACGGGGGCGGAGCTGGACGTGCTTCCGGTCTTCCTTGGCGGAATGCACAAGCTGACCGGCAATGCCCCGCCGATGATCCGGGACCGGGAGGTGAAGGGGAAGAACGAATATGCGATGCTCGAGCTGGAGCGCTTCGTACGCAAGCACGAGCTGTCCGATTTCAAGATGAATCCGAATTTTCCATTCAATTCCATACTGTTGCAGCGAATGCTTTTTGCTGCCGATCAGGATGGGCGCGGCGTCCAGTTCGTAGAGACGCTTCTGCCCAAGATTTGGGAACAGGGTCTCGACGTTACCGATCCCGAAGCGGTCGGTGCTGCAGTTGCGGCGGGAGGTTTCGACGTCGAAGACCTGTTCAGGCGTGCGCAGACCGACGAGGTGAAGGAGGGATTGTTCGCCAACACCGAAAATGCGGTGGAGCGTGGCGCTTTCGGCATTCCCACCGTGTTTATCGGTGACGAAATGTTCTTCGGCAAGGAACGGCTCGAACAGATTGAAGCCGAGCTCGACCGGGTCGGCTGA
- a CDS encoding A24 family peptidase, which produces MEPYWPAGLTLLLVIGAIMDIKERRLPNWLALVLFVYGLAFAFIDAGLANLGSHAAHAVIALLVGMGLFAIGAFGGGDAKFYAGTAAFFPLGMGIKLFVSVAIIGGILVIIWMIGRRLPGIAKPKEERTKGQFPYGVAIASGAIALVWSTYLTQPPLPGLQ; this is translated from the coding sequence TTGGAACCTTACTGGCCGGCGGGCCTGACGCTCCTTCTCGTGATTGGGGCGATCATGGATATCAAGGAGCGGCGCCTGCCGAACTGGCTTGCGTTGGTGCTCTTCGTTTACGGTCTAGCGTTTGCATTTATCGATGCCGGTCTGGCCAATCTCGGCTCGCATGCAGCCCATGCGGTAATTGCCCTACTGGTCGGAATGGGTTTGTTTGCGATCGGAGCTTTCGGTGGCGGCGATGCCAAATTCTATGCCGGAACGGCTGCGTTTTTTCCGCTCGGAATGGGAATCAAGCTGTTCGTGAGCGTCGCGATCATCGGTGGCATTCTCGTCATCATCTGGATGATCGGACGCCGATTGCCCGGGATTGCCAAGCCCAAGGAAGAGCGGACCAAGGGACAGTTTCCCTATGGGGTCGCAATAGCTTCAGGCGCAATTGCGCTCGTCTGGTCGACCTACCTGACGCAGCCGCCTCTGCCTGGCCTTCAATAG
- the apaG gene encoding Co2+/Mg2+ efflux protein ApaG, which translates to MKELFQHAAITEGVTVRVAVNFLPEQSHPEAGKWFWVYHVRIENGGHEEIQLKTRHWRITDARGMVNHVDGEGVVGEQPLLKPGQSHDYVSGCPLATPHGSMEGFYTFQREDGSSLEVRIPFFPLAAPATAD; encoded by the coding sequence ATGAAAGAGCTGTTTCAACACGCTGCCATCACCGAAGGTGTCACTGTGCGGGTCGCAGTGAACTTCCTTCCGGAACAGTCCCACCCCGAAGCGGGCAAGTGGTTCTGGGTCTATCACGTGCGGATAGAAAATGGCGGACACGAAGAAATCCAGCTCAAGACCCGTCATTGGCGGATCACCGACGCACGCGGGATGGTGAACCATGTCGATGGCGAGGGTGTGGTGGGCGAACAGCCCCTGCTGAAGCCCGGACAAAGCCACGATTATGTTTCAGGCTGCCCATTGGCGACACCGCATGGATCGATGGAAGGATTTTATACCTTCCAGCGCGAAGACGGCTCCAGCTTGGAAGTGCGCATTCCGTTCTTCCCGCTTGCTGCGCCTGCCACGGCCGACTGA
- a CDS encoding LysR family transcriptional regulator translates to MKRTHLPLNALRVYDAAARHLSFTRAADELAVTPAAVGQQIRALEDHLGVVLFRRTSKGLELTPEGCAGLDALREGFLKFEESVQSMQAGQASDRYTIAVPREFYAQWLAPRLASFQSANPTAQFHLVADENADFTEANLDVAIRLVDGPGELEGIELAPAQKVVVAAKGAPDVWIEWPGVGLPEGERATIKAGNPGQALSSAVAGMGRAILPYLLVKESVDAGKLDILEGPDPGRRAYWLVAPLPQWRQKKVKTLVAHLSE, encoded by the coding sequence ATGAAACGGACCCACCTGCCTCTCAACGCGCTACGCGTCTACGATGCCGCTGCCCGGCACCTCTCGTTCACGCGGGCTGCCGATGAACTGGCGGTCACGCCCGCTGCTGTCGGACAGCAGATAAGGGCGCTTGAGGATCACCTTGGCGTGGTGCTGTTCCGCCGCACGAGCAAGGGGCTGGAGCTTACGCCGGAAGGATGCGCCGGTCTCGACGCCCTGCGCGAAGGTTTCCTCAAATTCGAGGAAAGCGTCCAGTCGATGCAGGCAGGCCAGGCATCCGACCGATACACGATTGCCGTGCCGCGCGAATTCTATGCGCAGTGGCTGGCTCCGCGGCTTGCAAGCTTTCAGTCTGCGAATCCAACGGCGCAATTCCACCTGGTCGCCGATGAAAATGCGGACTTCACCGAAGCGAACCTCGACGTTGCCATCCGGCTCGTCGACGGTCCGGGTGAACTCGAAGGGATCGAACTCGCACCCGCTCAGAAAGTGGTTGTCGCTGCCAAGGGTGCGCCGGACGTCTGGATCGAATGGCCCGGCGTCGGCTTGCCGGAAGGTGAGCGGGCGACGATCAAGGCCGGCAATCCCGGTCAGGCTTTGAGTTCGGCCGTGGCCGGAATGGGCCGTGCAATCCTTCCCTACCTGTTGGTCAAGGAATCGGTTGATGCGGGGAAGCTCGACATTCTTGAAGGGCCGGATCCGGGGCGCCGCGCATATTGGTTGGTCGCTCCTTTGCCGCAATGGCGCCAGAAGAAGGTGAAGACGCTGGTCGCGCACCTTTCCGAGTAA